In one window of Danaus plexippus chromosome 7, MEX_DaPlex, whole genome shotgun sequence DNA:
- the LOC116770874 gene encoding G-protein coupled receptor moody-like, translating into MSLQSEVFVNASVRLTDAQLASLDLFKGYPDGLLKFATASCIIFMLVGIPGNIITIVALARYEKIRNATAIFIMNLSCSDLLFCCFNLPLAASTFHRQAWVHGHLLCKMFPLTRYALVANSLFTVLSITINRYVMIAHPKLYTKLYKKRNIIIMIVFTWMFSFGIMIPILLEKYGRFGLDLNIGSCSILNDYKNRSPKKFLFLTAFILPCIAIILCYTRIFFIVRKATKKSLNTHKQVPNQEESSSADLSTSISVRVTGETSCNYSVEPINNTKTSSRNIFTNDRSTTFNMEMSDNIIRHPEDIGKEPSRLRRTALRKSMALLKMSLPSRKDRRLGTMIIAIMITFCLCHLPITIIKMLREINPYPVPNIIAYILLYLSSSINPVIYVVMSNEYRKAYKNLFKRRKNSLSINKIHCNPK; encoded by the exons ATGAGTTTACAAAGTGAAGTGTTTGTGAATGCAAGTGTTAGGTTAACTGATGCTCAGTTGGCTTCATTGGATTTGTTTAAAGGGTATCCGGATGGACTGCTGAAATTCGCAACAGCCTCTTGCATTATATTCATGCTAGTTGGAATACctggaaatattataacaatcgTCGCACTGGCGCGCTACGAAAAA ATACGAAATGCAACAGCGATATTCATCATGAACTTATCCTGTTCGGATTTGCTTTTCTGTTGCTTTAACCTGCCGCTCGCCGCCTCGACTTTCCATCGACAAGCTTGGGTCCATGGCCACCTCCTCTGCAAGATGTTTCCTCTCACAAGATACGCCCTAGTTGCAAACTCACTGTTCACCGTACTGTCAATTACTATAAACAGATATGTGATGATAGCTCACCCAAAATTATATACCAA GTTATACAAAAAGcgaaacataattattatgatcGTTTTTACATGGATGTTTTCTTTTGGAATCATGATTCCTAttttacttgaaaaatatGGCCGATTTGGGTTGGACCTGAACATTGGATCCTGTTCTATTTTGAATGATTATAAGAATAGGTCCCCTAAGAAGTTTCTATTTCTAACTGCATTCATTTTACCTTGTAtagcaataatattatgttatacaagaatatttttcatcgtCAGAAAGGcgacaaaaaaatctttaaatactCACAAACAAGTTCCCAATCAAGAGGAATCTTCTTCAGCTGATTTGTCGACATCTATATCAGTACGTGTCACTGGTGAAACTAGCTGCAATTATAGCGTGGAACCAATCAATAACACTAAAACGTCCtccagaaatatttttaccaatGACCGTTCGACTACTTTTAATATGGAAATGtcagataatattatacgaCATCCAGAGGATATAGgcaaagaaccttcgagactTCGTCGAACAGCGTTAAGAAAATCTATGGCTCTTCTTAAAATGTCTCTCCCAAGCCGTAAGGACAGACGTCTGGGAACTATGATAATTGCTATTATGATAACATTCTGTTTATGTCATTTACCTATAACGATAATCAAAATGCTACGTGAAATAAACCCATACCCAGTACCAAATATTATAGCCTACATTCTCTTGTATTTGTCATCGAGTATAAATCCCGTCATATATGTTGTTATGTCGAACGAGTATCGCAAGgcttataaaaatctattcaaaCGGAGAAAGAATTCGctctctataaataaaatccattgtaatcctaaataa
- the LOC116770760 gene encoding G-protein coupled receptor moody, whose translation MGDLLPSIPKSTSASEVDYNWSIGLDAYNTDEELANVELFKDYPEGLLRFASVCCVLFMLVGIPGNLITIVALARCKKVRNATAVFIMNLSCSDLLFCCFNLPLAASTFWQRSWAHGKTLCRMFPLARYALVAVSLFTVLAITINRYVMISHPRLYPKLYKRKYLAVMVASTWAFSFGALIATWLEKWGRFGLDTSIGSCSILPDKNHRSPKEFLFVGAFMLPCLAIVTCYARIFCIVREAARRSRAPGHGRPRPGLEDSAVGSASTALERSPGTENGYHSVSSTKKALLAPPTVHCPSTPGPERSSSSGVDTLDGHDDECALDAKPRTPNSGDTAKRLRQAAVVLRRSPAPVRPPRLTPKDRKLLKMIMAIMLSFWVCYLPITLTKLFREFTSHPAANIAAYILIYLTTCINPIIYVVMSSEYRQAYKNLLMCRKRA comes from the exons ATGGGTGATCTATTACCGAGTATACCGAAGAGTACGTCGGCCAGCGAGGTAGATTACAATTGGAGTATCGGCCTCGATGCGTACAATACTGATGAGGAACTGGCAAATGTGGAGCTATTCAAGGATTACCCGGAGGGGTTGCTGCGGTTCGCCTCCGTGTGCTGCGTCTTATTCATGCTCGTGGGAATCCCAGGGAATTTAATAACCATCGTCGCATTAGCGAGATGTAAaaag GTGCGAAATGCTACTGCGGTTTTCATAATGAACCTGTCCTGCTCCGATCTTCTATTTTGCTGCTTCAACCTGCCACTCGCTGCTTCTACTTTCTGGCAGCGGTCGTGGGCTCATGGAAAAACGCTCTGCCGAATGTTCCCGTTAGCAAGATACGCCCTTGTCGCAGTTTCATTGTTTACTGTCCTAGCGATCACGATTAATAGATATGTCATGATCTCGCATCCTCGATTATATCCCAA aCTCTACAAGAGAAAGTATTTAGCAGTCATGGTTGCGAGCACATGGGCCTTTTCATTCGGTGCACTGATTGCAACGTGGCTGGAGAAATGGGGACGCTTTGGCTTGGACACATCAATAGGATCTTGTTCTATACTCCCAGACAAAAACCACCGCTCACCAAaagaatttctttttgttgGAGCGTTTATGCTTCCTTGTCTGGCTATCGTAACGTGCTATGCTAGGATATTTTGCATAGTGAGGGAAGCAGCCAGGAGATCACGCGCTCCAGGTCACGGAAGACCACGGCCCGGTCTGGAAGATTCAGCTGTAGGATCTGCTTCTACAGCTCTAGAACGGTCTCCCGGTACCGAAAATGGCTATCATTCTGTGTCATCAACGAAAAAAGCTTTACTTGCGCCTCCAACTGTACATTGTCCATCGACACCAGGTCCTGAGCGATCTTCATCTTCAGGAGTAGATACTCTAGATGGTCATGATGATGAATGCGCTCTCGATGCGAAGCCTAGGACTCCAAATAGTGGAGACACAGCTAAAAGACTACGTCAAGCTGCTGTAGTACTCAGACGTTCCCCTGCTCCCGTTCGACCTCCGCGACTAACACCTAAAGACAGGAAACTCTTGAAAATGATAATGGCAATAATGCTCTCGTTCTGGGTCTGCTACCTGCCtataactttgacaaaattatttagagaATTCACATCACACCCAGCAGCAAACATCGCAGCTTACATTCTCATATACTTGACGACCTGTATCAATCCCATTATATATGTAGTCATGTCTAGTGAATACCGGCAAGCATATAAGAATTTGTTGATGTGTAGAAAAAGAGCGTGA